The following is a genomic window from Panthera uncia isolate 11264 chromosome B4, Puncia_PCG_1.0, whole genome shotgun sequence.
GACAGAGTCGTGAAACTCTCAGTAACCAATGTTATGCTGTGTAAACTTGAGTCTTCAATTTCTCAGAAGGCCAAGTAAGCATGGAGCTAAGTGAGATGGCAGACTGGGGAGCTCATCCCTTTGTGCCTCACGCCTTGCCTGCACAGCTCCCCCTGGCCTGTGGTCCAGATCCTGATTATCCCACCTTGCATCACGCCTTCCCTTCAATTTCCCTTCACAGAAGCCTCAGTGTAAAGTCTGCCGGTCGTGCCCTGTGGTGAAATCCTCTCAGCACCTGTTCCTGGACCTGCCTAAGGTAAGTGGGCCTTTCCCTCAAGCTATGGATCTCCCATCCATATTTCAGTTTTGTCAGTTTTCCCAGTAATATCCTTTACAGCATAATTTTTCCTTTAGTATGGAACCTAGTTCAGGATCATGTATTCCATTtagtttttctctctttggtttccttttatctGAAACAGTTCCTCAgcctttgtcttttatgacattAACAGTTTTTAAGACTGCAGTCTCTAatcacctccccaccccaagtAGACTATTCCTCATTTTGGATTTGGCTATTTTGCCATGATGAAATAAATTCAGGTTCTGCGTCCTCAGTTGTAATActatataaatgatatcatgtCCTTTCCGGAGGCACCTGATAGCCATCTCCCCCTCATTGGTGATGTTGATTTTGTCTGGTCAAGATGTTATTCAGTGTCTCCATTGTACAATTAACATTTCCCCCCTTGCAGCTTATAAGCAGTCTGTGGGAGTATACACAAAATCGTTCCATTCTGCCTTCCTGCCAGCAAAGTGTGTGCCTATTTCCCCATAGCCTCACCAATAGACTGTGTCGTCAGGCTTCAGAAGCTATGGTATTTATGTGGGTAAATCACATAAACCATCCCTTCCAACagatttatctgtttttctgcttacaaaagtgaaataagcttatttctaaaatttcaggTAGAAATACAGTACAAAACTAGATGTGTTCTCCATAATTCCATCTGAGAATAAAGCACTGATAcatattttccttcaaaattttgtCTGAGCTTCTGTGtgttgttacttatttttattatgataggATTGTATATTGTTGTTTTGCAGTTTGCTTCATTTAATATATCTCAGAGGTCTTTACACGTCAGTACATGCGGATCTAACTCCCTCTTTAATGGCCTTGCAAGTATTTCATTGTAATGATATATCATATTTCCATAACTCTACTGAACCGTGGGAgttagtttcaatttttttgctATGATGAACAGTGTACTTCTTTATATACGTATCCATACGCTTATGTGTATTTCTATTGAAATAATtcctagcagtggaattgctaTGTCACAGTCACGAGTCTTTTAATTGTATATTGCCAGACTACTCCAGAGAGGTCATACCTGTTTATCTTCATGCGAACCATGTATGAGACTGTCCTAAATcagccctctttctctgccatctcAGCTGGAAAAACGACTGGAGGAATGGTTGGGGAAGACATTGCCTGGCAGTGACTGGACACCCAATGCCCGGTTCATCATTCGTTCTTGGCTTCGAGATGGCCTCAAGCCCCGCTGCATAACCCGAGACCTCAAATGGGGAACCCCTGTACCCTTAGAAGGTTTTGAGGACAAGGTAAAAAGCCTATGCTTTGTTCATATGTCATATTATTCTGCCTTGGGTTTGAGACCCTGGACTAGCAGAATAGACTGTTGATTATGTCTTGCTTCAGTCAGAGACTgggttagggaagttttccagTGTTCGTTCATCCTATTGTATCTCTCTCCTCCTGGCCCTTCAGGTATTCTATGTCTGGTTTGATGCCACTATTGGCTATGTGTCCATCACAGCCAATTATACAGACCAGTGGGAGAGATGGTGGAAGAACCCAGAACAAGTGAGCAGCTCTTGGTTAGCCTGTCTATGGGGagggtgtgtgcatatgtgtgttgaGGTGGTTAGAATTGGGTACCTGGTCTTTCTTGGGCCTTTGAAGACGGTCTCAGGAGCTTTGTCTCCCAACTGTATTTTGTAGGTGAACCTTTATCAGTTCATGGCCAAAGACAATGTTCCCTTCCACGGCTTAGTCTTTCCTTGTTCAGCCTTAGGAGCTGAGGACAACTATACCTTGGTCAACCACCTCATTGCTACAGGTACCCTGGAAAACTGAAGATGGGGATGTTGCTAGGGAATGAGGGCTGAGGCAGTATTTGGAAGAAGATCTTGGAGAGGTTCTGGATCTTGAGTTAGGAGTTGAGATGAAATAGGAATACTTAGAAGATGAGAACTCAACCCAGAAGAAAGCAGAAGTCTGAAGCTAAAATTTTGTAATGGGTAGAAGCGAAGGGGAAAAAGTAGAATGGAGAGGAAGAGATCTCCAAGTTCTGTGCAGGCCAGCTATTCAAGGAGAAGTGTAACTAGTCATTCACAATTGAGgttgagggagaggagagaagagttagtgggtcagagagggaaaggtgcgaTTTGAACAGATGGTTCTCATTCTCCTCTGTCCAGAGTACCTGAATTACGAGGATGGGAAATTCTCCAAGAGCCGGGGTGTAGGAGTGTTTGGTGACATGGCCCAGGACACAGGGATCCCTGCTGACATCTGGCGCTTCTATCTGCTATACATTCGGCCTGAGGGCCAGGACAGTGCCTTCTCCTGGACAGACATGTTGCTCAAGAATAATTCTGAACTGCTTAACAACCTGGGCAACTTCATCAACAGGTGGGActcagttggggggggggggggtagagagtcagcagaggggcgggggggggggtggggcgctgGCTAGCTCTGCTGCACTCGGTAGGAGACAttggaaatgtgttttctcccAGCAAAAAAGTGTACTTACAGATCATTGGAAAAATTTGGCTAAAGAAGGGGGTTATCTTAGGGTAGGGGTAGGAGATGTTTGCCGtactttttggggtttttgttacTTTAGGCTCACATTCCATGATTGGTCTCTGTCTCAGCTATTCCGCAATCTAAAGAAGTATACTCTGTGGCTACCCATCCTTTCAGATTTGGTTGTTAACTGCACTTCACAGATAGTCTCTACTAGAGTATTGGATAGCAAGTAACAGATTTCAACTTGGTTATTCTGAgtattgatttcttaaaaataaaatgaggttgCTTGACTTTATCAGGTTcttaggggagagagagaacaagacatttttttttctttttttgaggggggcgaggggcagaaggagagagagaatcttaaacaggttccacaGTGAGCTcagagccccaagcggggctcagtctccaaactgagatcatggtccgagccgaaatcaagagatggacgcctaaccgactgagccacccagatgccccaaggaaTGAATTTTTAAGCTTTGCCTTGAGGGCTGCCAGGAGGTGTCAATTCTGAGAGAATGGAGAATTATGAAAATCAGGTCAAATTTCTACAAGGACATTGGGCAgtaattccttttctcttccttctccttccttactCCCATGAAGAGCTGGAATGTTTGTGTCTAAGTTTTTTGGGGGCTGTGTCCCCGAGATGGTGCTTACTCCTGATGATCGGCGCCTGCTGGCCCATATCACTCTGGAGCTCCAGCACTATCACCAGCTGCTAGAGAAGGTTCGGTAAGTAACCTGCACCTCTGCCTCATCTCAGTAATCTGCTGGCATGTTGAGAGCCCCATACTGGTCCCTCTGGGACTTTCCACTTCAGtttgcctcctcccttcccaggaTCCGGGAGGCCTTACGCAGTATCCTCACCATCTCTCGCCATGGCAACCAATACATTCAGGTGAATGAGCCTTGGAAGCGGATTAAAGGCAGCGAGGCTGACAGGTAAGTTTGTGGAATAACGTGGGGGATAGGCTGGGTCCTTCTGGAAATTCTGACTAATATCTCTTCCCCAGGCAGCGGGCGGGGACAGTGACAGGCTTGGCGGTGAATATAGCTGCCTTGCTGTCCGTCATGCTCCAGCCTTACATGCCCACGGTTAGTGCCACCATCCAGGCCCAGCTGCAGCTTCCAGCTCCAGCTTGCAGCATCCTCCTCACAAACTTCCTATGTACCTTACCAGCAGGACACCAGATTGGCACGGTAGGTCTCTCAGGGCTGGAGAAGCCAGCCTCTTAAAACCCCTACCTTTGCTATGCAGCCtttggggaggggtcagagaacTTTGGACATAGGCCTCTTACAGCTGTTCTCTgaaccccctccccactcctccccactcCGCACTCAGGCTTGTTTCTGATATAAAGTATCAGCTCACGAGCTCCATGTTATCTGTAGCCCACATATCATCATTGTTCTTCGTGCCAGAACCCAGTACCTGGCATGTAAAACTAATTGGTATACAGTCCATGTAGAGTAGATGTTTGAAGAAACACCATGGTCACCTGGTCTCCATAATGCTAACAGGAGGGATAAAGTAAGTTCACCTGTACACCCTTGTGTCAATCTGGCATCCTTAAAGAGTTTAAATAGTCTTggactttattaatattttgggcTTTCCTAGTGAATGGCAGTGctttttctggattctttattGAAATCAGCAGGTacatgctcatttgtttcttctgtaaCATTTAGAGCTCCTGAGTATCAGTGACGGATTAGAGAGGCCCTCTCTGTAATCTGGTAGCGTTTATACGTAATCAGTGAATGATTATGTACCTCTCTTCACAGGTCAGTCCCTTATTCCAAAAATTGGAAAATGACCAGATTGAAAGTTTGAGACAGCGCTTTGGCGGGGGCCAGGTGAGAAAGCTAAAGACTGTGCTGTCACCCAGCAAGAGCCATGGTGTCCTCTCCTTGTCCCCGAGTAGTCCTCACTCATTACTCTTTCCACCTTTTGACCCTGCTGCTTCCTTActtatagtttttctttcctgtcttagCTGGAAGAGTCCTTGGAGTTAAAGGTAATCCCATTCCTCTGAGATGTTCTGTAAAGCTTGAGGTCGAGGGATATTTATTGAGCAGGTGAtaactttgttgttgttctctaGGCAAAAGCACCCCCCAAGCCAGCAGTTGTAGAGGCTATGGCAACAGCTGGACCACAGCAGATACAAGTGCTGACAGATGAAGTGACCAAACAGGTACGCAGCCTAAACCCTGTGGGAGACTGGACAAGCTGAATCCTAAATAGGTTCCTTCTGGTCTCACTGTTCTTTCCCCACCTGCTCTCCTTTTAGGGCAACATTGTGCGAGAACTAAAAGCACAAAAAGCAGACAAGAACCAGGTTGCCGCAGAGGTGGCTAAACTCTTGGATCTGAAGAAACAGTTGGCTCTAGCTGAGGGGAAACCCCTCGAAACCCctaaaggcaagaagaaaaagtgaaagtgAGAGCGTGGCTCATAGGAAGTCACTTTAATGGATATggacagtaataaataaatgtacaatcTCTATATACATGCTGAGACCCTTTCCTGTTGTCTACCCCAAGCTTTCCCCCTACTGAATAGATGGGGTCGAGGGTCACATCATTTGGCACTGATGAGAAGATGGTCAGCAGCCACTTCCACGAAAGGTAGGTAATAGCCTGAGGGGGGAAGTGATGGTTCCAACCGTTCACGCTTTGTGCAGATTAACCATTCGGTCAATCAGAGCTCGGCGAGTCGCCTCCACTTCCCTGGTCAGGCGCTCGATTTCCTGCTTGAGCCGTTCATTCTCTTCAGCTAGCTGTGCcacttttctctcattctgttgttctttctccttcatgCGTTGCTTTCCAGCTCCAGCTAGGGACTGGCCACTCTGTTTCCGCTTCCTGGGTCTTTCTtggtcttcctcttcttcctcctgagCCAGGGAGCTCTGAATGGAATCAGGAGAGCGAGGGCTCTGGGAGGTGTTCGTGACCTCTGCTGGTCCTGGCTCCTCAGTTAGCCAAGCCAGAGAGGCAGGGTCAAGAGTGGTAAAAGTTTTTGATTCTTCCTTCAAGGGAATGAGGAAAGATAGAATAGATATTAGTTAAGAAGGGAAGGGCAAGACCCTCCCACCACCCTCCAGCTTCAGGCCTAGCATTCTCACCTCGTTTCCAGGGGGTGAAACATAGGTAGCCCCATTTTCATCTGAGGACAGCACCTCCTGCAGGTCCTCATACCAGGCTTCCAGCTCCCAGCTGGACAGTGTCCCGAAGGAAAAAGGCAATGACTCGGCTGCCATCTCTGCAGTTTGATCAGGCTCTGGAAAAGTACATACTCAGGATGTGGAGGTCAGGGGTAGGAGTGGAATAAGCTCCACAAAGCAGTTAAACAGTCTATACCCCAGGACGGCAAACTGGCCTGCTACCTGTTTGCAGataaagatttattggaacaTAACTACATCCGTTTACTTACATATTGCTTACGGCTGCTTTCATGTTACGACAGCGGAGACCTCgacattcaaaatatttactggTTGGccctttaaaaagttttccaatTGGTCTATACTAACGTTCCTTCCTTGCTTTTGCCCAGCATATGAAGAAGCAAGGATctggaatatacattcttagGCGATCCTAGTAAAAGTCCTCCGCCTCCCTGGGGGAACTTGTTGGTAGTTTCCAGGGGCAATTATCAGACCATCTGtgttcctttctcctcctgtgtGGGGAGTCCTTTGGGTGAGTCTAACCTTGATGGGGACTGAGGTTTGGTAAGACAAACCAATTATCTTTGTTGGGACTGACTGCTCACTCAGCCAGCTTTCAATTAGGACATGCTCTAAGAATAGTGATTTGGTCACCTAGTTAGGGGAAGGCCAGGAGGATGGATTTAGCCTGCCAGCAAAAGTTTGCTCAGATTCAGACCCTCCTCTCCTGTCTTCTTTAGGTGCTTTCATAACTTGTTAGGACTCCCAGTACAGTGACCCTAAGCAGCACCTCTTAGGAATTGGTTTTGGGAAAGGTTGGTTAAGTTTACCTGCTCTCAGGTATGGTGATGTATGAAGATACACTTCCTTCTGGAACACTGTAGGGATCAAAGACAGATGTTAGTCATTTTTTGGAAGGGAGAGAGGTAGCTTCTTTTATCTCCAGCCTCCTATTGGTGTTTCCTCATTTCCTGTCTTACAGGGTACAGTCAATGGTCCCTGCAGCCATTTCCAAGGACAGAAGACAGCCTTTATTTTTAGTTGCTGACATTAGTAGTCCTGATTACATAATAGAAAAGTCACGGCCAACTCTACTTTCTCTAAATTCAAACCTGCCAGGGTAAGGAACAAATCAAGTGGTATTCTCCTAATTCCATTCCCACACTGACATCCTCCAAATGCACATTTCCAGTCTGGACCTCTAATGAGATCTCCAACTGTGCTATTTAACTGCTTACCTGAATCTCCTTTTGGATGTCTAAAAGGCATCTCAGACTTTTATATGTCCAAAGACAAATCCCTGCTCACCTTTCCCTTCCAtggtcttccccatctcagtaaatggcatctCTACTTGCTTAAACCAAAAACCTCAGAATCGTCCTTGATTCCTCTCTCACACCCCACAATTCAAACCACCAGCAAAAATTTTTAACTCATTCTTCAAAATCCCGGAATCTAAATATTTCTCACCAACTCCATTGTTTCCAATCCAGACCAAGTTACTGTTATCTCTGTTGGATTACTGCAGGTCTCCCAGTTTCTGTCCTTGCTACCCCTCCCCAAGTCTGTTCACTATAGGCAGCCAGAGTGAGCCCTTTAAAACTTAAGCCAGGTGCTGTCATCCTGCTCAAAACCCCCCAATGACTTCCAATTTCATGAATATGAAAGGCGAAGGtctttaaaatggctaaaaaggCCCCATAccatctcttccttccctgccctggaTTTCTCATTGGCCACTCTCCCTCTTGCTCACTCTAGTCCAGCCAAACTGGCTTCCTGTCCCACAAAGAGACTGCATGCTCCCACCTTAGGACCTCTGTTCTTGCTGTTCTTCTGGAAAGCTCTTCCTTCCACATATTTGCCTGGCTTACTGCCTTGCCTCTTTTTAGATCTTACATTTAGAAGTCACTTCAGTGAGAGAATCCCTAACCACCCAATGTAAAACTAACCCCCCCACCCTGAGCATTCTCTACTTTTCCATGCTTTAGTTTTCTCCATGGCACTTAACATATGTTTGTGGTATGCCTTTTCCCACTGAAATATCAGCTCTGtgagagcagagattttttttttttcttgttcacgGATATATCTGGGCCCCAAAATGCATGGCATGTAGCAGGTATGTGTTAAATATTTGTTAGGAATGAGTGGATAAATTCTTCCCAGTCTCtcacagggaagggaggaggaagcccAGAGGCAGAGCAGTAGCTGCCTGTCCCTGGGGACTGGAGGTGCAATATCACCCAGAGTGTTTCTCTTCAGGGCTGTCCTCCCTGGGGAACCCTCCTTGCCTTCCAGTGTGTGGGCTGCAGCTTTCATCAGCAGTGGAGCCCCAGGCCAGAGGGCTGCAGAGCCAAACAGGGGGCTGGCCTGATGCAATGGTTACACAGAGATTAGTATGGAGacaggacagagggaaagaggcagggacCAATCTCAGGGGAAAGACAGTATACTGGAGAGGTCCCAAATGGCTTCCCACACTTAAGAGGTCCAGGATGCTCTCTTGTGCGGGAGGCCCAGAGACTTCTGGGGGAATGTGAAAACCTATCTCCAATCCCTGTTGTCCATCGGTACCCCTCCTCCCAAAAGCCTTGAGTCAGTTTCCTTAAGGTTCAATTTTCTGTTAGGGCGCGGAATGGCTATCCTGTGGAGGATCCAGGAGCGCCGGCTACCGACGTGGCCACTCTGGCCCTGAGACGCTGGGGCTGAGAAggattgggggtggggtaggggtagtGCCGCTGACCGTAAGGCGGTGGCAGAGGCGTGAGCCATGGTCACCCAGGCGTCTTAGCGTGGGGGAGTGTCCTGCTGCCTCGCCTCCCACCGTACAGGCCTAAAGAGGCCGGGGGTCAGCAACATAAAATAAATCTCCCGAGGGCATCCAGACCCCTTCGACcaagagcacagagcagggcccACGCtccgggcaggggtggggtgacgCTATCGTCCGAAGGAAGAGAGGTCTGCAAGCACCACTCCCGAATAAAGGattctccccatccctccctcggACTGTCACTAATTTCATcgaggagggggtggggccaCATCCTAAAAACAAATGCCTGACTCGGAGGGGACAACTGGTGTTCCCGAATTTCGGAAGGTAAAGGGTAGATAAGGGATCAGTACTCGCCTCTCTCCTCAGGTTCCGGCTCTGATTTTGGCTTTGCTGCTGCCACCCGCTCATCTTCAACATGATATGCTCTGTGCCTTAGACTCAAGCCTCTGACCTCGGTAGCTGGGAGCGCCGATCTTTTAATAAGGCCTTGCCCTCCTCTCAGGGGCGGATCCAGAAGCTTACCAATCAGGGCGCGGCACGCCGGTGCCAACCCCGCCTCATCCCTTACATCCGCCACTCAGAAGctcccgcggccccgcccccatGGCTCCCTCCGGCTTGGGGGTAGACGTTGTGTTGGACCCGGAAGTGGCTTTGGGTCACGAGGCTTCGCGGAGGAGGTGAGTGAGTCATGCGCGCGCGCGGAGGGGagagctggagggggaggggaggaaaggggggcGGGGATGATGCAATGTTTGGCAACCGGTGTCTTCGCGCGCACGCGCAGGGGACTACAAGGGTGGTGGGAGGTGCAGGGTAGGGGGGTGGTgtaggggagaagagagggcGGGGCGCCAGGGCCCGGCTCCCAACGGCCCCAACGGCTATCAACCGTGGCTGCCCCCAGGCTGCCTGAGAAGCCTCACTGCAGCTTGTCTTCTTCAAGAGCTTTGATTCCGCCCACCTGGCATTAGCCCCTGTTTCACCTTCTCCATAAGAGACTCCCATTTTGCTTGGTCCCCTCCCAGTTAATGGACACAAGGCCTTTTAAACCAACCACTTTTGAAAGTTCGCATTACAGGACTGCCTAACGTCTTCTCGAGTATTCTTAAAAAGGTCTTCTCTTTTAGCCCCCAACTCCCCCAGAAGAGGCCGAGGAACTTGAATACTTTTGCTTGTCATTTTCAGCTCCTTTCAGAAAAGCACCCTTAACTTTTATCTTTGTAAAGTTTCTGATGGGCCCCCAGCATGCCAGGATTCGTGTCCTTTGACCAGTCGAGCCGATTCTCACTGTTTTCCCTACTTATCATTCCCCCACGGTGCCCTGGCGCTCTTCACGAAAGCTCAAGACCCGCCCTTTTCACTGTACCAGATGCCCAAGTCCTGTGACTCCCTGCTGTGAGGAGCCTTGCACTAGCTTCCTGCCGCGGAGGTGCCTTGGGCTGCGTTAGAGCCTTTCGCCTAGGACATTGCATGCACTTGAGCGCACAACTGCTTTGGACTGGGTTGTCAGCAGCCCAGATTCTAGCCTCAGCTGCTCCTCACTTGCCCAGGGATCCCAGGCCAGTCACCTAAGTGTGTGCCTCAACCgttcttatttgtaaataaaagataatgagTTGTGAAGGTAAAATGAGAGAACTATGAACTTGGAGGCAGCCTGAACAAAAGTGAAAAGCACCATTTAAAATGCGAAGTATTTTTCTTGTGCCATTAGGTAGAAAAAAGATGCCATGTGACGGCCGGTTACATATACTGTCATACCCTCGTGGGGGCAGCCAGGGTTCAGTAGAATCTGTCACAAGGTCGGTTGTGGCTGGAAGACAGGTATCGGTGGTGGTGTGACAGTGACAGGTCCTTGGCCAGGCCTGCGCTGCGTTGCTCCAGACCTccatttccccttctgtaaatgggagtggggggtggtTTAGACCAGATGGTCTCTCCTGGCCCAAAGACATGACCAGGTTGTCAGTGACAGGCAAAGGTCATGTGACTTGACAGGCTGAGGTCGTGTTGTGACATGTTGACCTGGGGAGGCGGGTCAAGTCCCAGCACACTACCCGGGAAGCctttggggtggggcagggcaagTCGCGACTTTCATCTTTTGGGGCTGGCCCCTCCCGGACCTGGCATTCCTGGCTCCCCCAACAGATTGTGGCTTTAGAAGGGGCCCCTCCCGGGGAGGGCTGGGATTGGCCACCAGTGGCCTGGGAAGAGGCTCAGATCCTTCCGCGGAGGGCGGGGGGGCCGCGTGGGGTGTTTGTTCTCTTGGGGATTAATggggggttgtgggggaggggtaggcgCGCTCCCGCATGCGCACTGCGGCCCCTCCTGTTGGCTCGTCGTTGTCCGCTGGGCgggggcccggccccgcccctctcccgtccgggcagcggcggcggcggcggcggcggctgcggcggtggcggcggcagcgacggcggcggcggcaccAGCCTGCGCGGTGCCTTCTGGGAACGGAATCCCCAGGGCTGCCCCTGGCCCCCATGGCGCATGCGCGGGAGGCCGCTCGGTGatccgcggcggcggcggcggcgcttcCTGCTAGGACCGGCCGGGGCCGTACCGGAGGCTCGGGCTCCACCGAccctcctcccactccctcccactCACCCTCTGGGCCGCGACTGCGCAGGGCGGGGCCGGCCGAACCATGGGCCGCGGTGAGTGCAGGGCCCGGCCCCCCcatcccgcccctccccctcccctcccctccagtccCTACCCTCTGCCCCCTCCGCGTCCTCTCGGCCCCTTTCCTTGGCCTCATCCCCACTTCCCTACCCTCACCTGCCCCCGCCGTTTCTCCCTCTCACTGCTTGACTTTTTGCCTtcttcacctccctcccctcagtgCTTCTCCCACCCTCCGCCCGCCCTCTCCCCAAGTTCCTTCCTACTTCGTgcgccttcccctcctccccaagctGAGGGAAGCAGGCTGGGTGACAGGGCGCCTTGTTATGAGAGGGAAAGTTTAGAAGCCGCCAGTGTGGGGTGGGAGCGATGGTGAGTTTGGAGAGGATACttgcaaggtttttttttggggggggggcctccCCACATATCAGAAGAGAATCCTTCTTAGAGGCAATTTGAAGCCAGTGGGGTAGGAGGTCCTGAAGCCCCTTGCCTTAGGCTTGGGGGGAAATCAGGAGCTTTTAAGTATCTTGGGAGAAGACAGAGCTATGGATCCAACCTTTCTTCAGAAGACCCAAATGAACTAGATCAGTGATTGTCTAATGAAACAGGCATGGAGGGGATCTGTTGGTACCACCCCAGCGGGCAGTTGGGCAATTGCCTGATGACCTGTGGGGCAATCTGCACTTTTTATGTGATCTTCCTGGGGAGTAGGGAACAGCAGGGGGCCAGACTCTCTGGGAAACTTCCTAGTGGCCTGGCATGGGAATTTGCCCATATTCCAGGATGAAGTCTTCTGTCTCTGAT
Proteins encoded in this region:
- the MARS1 gene encoding methionine--tRNA ligase, cytoplasmic isoform X1 is translated as MRLFVSEGAPGSLPVLAAAGRAQGREELLISTVGPEECVVPFLTRPKVPVLQLDSGNYLFSTSAICRYFFLLSGWEQDDLTNQWLEWEATELQPALSAALYYLVVQGKKGEDVFGPVRRALTHIDHSLSRRSCPFLAGETESLADIVLWGALYPLLQDPAYLPEELGALHSWFQTLSSQEPCQRAAETVLKQQGVLALRPYLQKQPLPSSFEGRAVSNEPEEEELATLSEEEIAMAVTAWEKGLGSLPPLRPQQNPVLPVAGERNVLITSALPYVNNVPHLGNIIGCVLSADVFARYSRLRQWNTLYLCGTDEYGTATETKAMEEGLTPQEICDKYHAIHANIYRWFNISFDIFGRTTTPQQTKITQDIFQRLLTRGFVFQDTVEQLRCEHCARFLADRFVEGVCPFCGYEEARGDQCDKCGKLINAIELKKPQCKVCRSCPVVKSSQHLFLDLPKLEKRLEEWLGKTLPGSDWTPNARFIIRSWLRDGLKPRCITRDLKWGTPVPLEGFEDKVFYVWFDATIGYVSITANYTDQWERWWKNPEQVNLYQFMAKDNVPFHGLVFPCSALGAEDNYTLVNHLIATEYLNYEDGKFSKSRGVGVFGDMAQDTGIPADIWRFYLLYIRPEGQDSAFSWTDMLLKNNSELLNNLGNFINRAGMFVSKFFGGCVPEMVLTPDDRRLLAHITLELQHYHQLLEKVRIREALRSILTISRHGNQYIQVNEPWKRIKGSEADRQRAGTVTGLAVNIAALLSVMLQPYMPTVSATIQAQLQLPAPACSILLTNFLCTLPAGHQIGTVSPLFQKLENDQIESLRQRFGGGQLEESLELKAKAPPKPAVVEAMATAGPQQIQVLTDEVTKQGNIVRELKAQKADKNQVAAEVAKLLDLKKQLALAEGKPLETPKGKKKK
- the MARS1 gene encoding methionine--tRNA ligase, cytoplasmic isoform X2 gives rise to the protein MRLFVSEGAPGSLPVLAAAGRAQGREELLISTVGPEECVVPFLTRPKVPVLQLDSGNYLFSTSAICRYFFLLSGWEQDDLTNQWLEWEATELQPALSAALYYLVVQGKKGEDVFGPVRRALTHIDHSLSRRSCPFLAGETESLADIVLWGALYPLLQDPAYLPEELGALHSWFQTLSSQEPCQRAAETVLKQQGVLALRPYLQKQPLPSSFEGRAVSNEPEEEELATLSEEEIAMAVTAWEKGLGSLPPLRPQQNPVLPVAGERNVLITSALPYVNNVPHLGNIIGCVLSADVFARYSRLRQWNTLYLCGTDEYGTATETKAMEEGLTPQEICDKYHAIHANIYRWFNISFDIFGRTTTPQQTKITQDIFQRLLTRGFVFQDTVEQLRCEHCARFLADRFVEGVCPFCGYEEARGDQCDKCGKLINAIELKKPQCKVCRSCPVVKSSQHLFLDLPKLEKRLEEWLGKTLPGSDWTPNARFIIRSWLRDGLKPRCITRDLKWGTPVPLEGFEDKVFYVWFDATIGYVSITANYTDQWERWWKNPEQVNLYQFMAKDNVPFHGLVFPCSALGAEDNYTLVNHLIATEYLNYEDGKFSKSRGVGVFGDMAQDTGIPADIWRFYLLYIRPEGQDSAFSWTDMLLKNNSELLNNLGNFINRAGMFVSKFFGGCVPEMVLTPDDRRLLAHITLELQHYHQLLEKVRIREALRSILTISRHGNQYIQVNEPWKRIKGSEADRQRAGTVTGLAVNIAALLSVMLQPYMPTVSATIQAQLQLPAPACSILLTNFLCTLPAGHQIGTVSPLFQKLENDQIESLRQRFGGGQAKAPPKPAVVEAMATAGPQQIQVLTDEVTKQGNIVRELKAQKADKNQVAAEVAKLLDLKKQLALAEGKPLETPKGKKKK
- the DDIT3 gene encoding DNA damage-inducible transcript 3 protein — its product is MAAESLPFSFGTLSSWELEAWYEDLQEVLSSDENGATYVSPPGNEEESKTFTTLDPASLAWLTEEPGPAEVTNTSQSPRSPDSIQSSLAQEEEEEDQERPRKRKQSGQSLAGAGKQRMKEKEQQNERKVAQLAEENERLKQEIERLTREVEATRRALIDRMVNLHKA